In the Arachis ipaensis cultivar K30076 chromosome B10, Araip1.1, whole genome shotgun sequence genome, one interval contains:
- the LOC107622598 gene encoding protein-tyrosine-phosphatase MKP1 gives MLGEEGKINKPSGSGTLARRTYSRSVSWTDRSPSSRHKAPPQPPNTKPRPFLPPLQPLSIRKPSVEEWPSAGSDDLGVWPVPQTPRGSIRQLDSSQPTKEFQFKRDKLAFYDKECSRIAEHIYLGSDTVAKNHELLRQNGITHVLNCVGFVCAEYFKSDFVYKTLWLQDSPSEDITSILYDVFDYFEDVREQGGRVLVHCCQGVSRSSSLVIAYLMWREGQSFEDAFQYVKNARGVTNPNMGFACQLLQCQKRVHALPASPNSIQRMYRMAPHSPYDPLHLVPKTVNQPGAKALDSRGSFVVHVPSTIYIWIGKNCSPMMSSNARGAALQVVRYERAKGPILTIHEGEETPQFWIALSSGDSEKEGVEIGKAADIGARKVGAYDLDFEIFYKAVADSAGSETCVPAKEHGWGILRQKLATGVMRELLSSPKCVNIEDGEEEKPNSEIEPLSPSSNHSFKCYLNNNNNSDAIVVEDTPKAADSSLLSISGVASNPFPWNKSPTLSPSSSDYASSFTFSPSSGNWSDLSFVSSRQPSPSGMESTEDAPFAESSSLLHKEVSSTPETFLANDGLGGASSYFQMKGSSLSIAERRGSNPPPRVLLSSINESSQLHKNLEDCMY, from the exons ATGTTaggagaagaaggaaaaataaaCAAGCCCTCTGGTAGCGGCACTCTTGCTCGGAGAACCTATTCCCGTTCGGTTTCATGGACGGATAGGTCTCCGAGCAGCCGCCACAAggcaccaccacaaccaccaaACACAAAGCCAAGGCCATTTTTGCCACCTCTTCAGCCTCTTTCCATAAGAAAGCCCAGCGTCGAGGAATGGCCAAGCGCAGGATCCGACGATCTTGGCGTTTGGCCAGTTCCCCAGACACCAAGAGGGTCTATAAGACAGTTGGACTCCAGTCAACCCACCAAAGAGTTTCAGTTCAAGAGAGACAAACTGGCCTTCTATGACAAAGAATGTTCTAGAATCGCGGAGCATATATACTTAGGAAGCGACACGGTTGCCAAGAACCATGAGCTCCTTAGGCAGAATGGAATCACTCATGTGCTGAACTGCGTTGGTTTCGTTTGCGCGGAGTATTTCAAAAGCGACTTTGTTTACAAAACACTCTGGTTGCAGGACAGTCCTTCGGAGGATATAACAAGTATTCTCTATGATGTGTTTGACTATTTTGAAGATGTTCGAGAGCAGGGCGGCCGCGTCCTCGTCCATTGCTGTCAAGGCGTTTCGCGGTCGTCCTCTCTCGTCATTGCCTACCTCATGTGGAGGGAGGGACAAAGCTTTGAAGATGCTTTCCAGTATGTCAAGAATGCAAGGGGAGTGACAAATCCAAACATGGGTTTTGCATGTCAGCTTCTTCAGTGTCAAAAAAGGGTCCACGCTCTGCCTGCTAGCCCCAATTCTATTCAAAGGATGTACCGAATGGCGCCTCATTCGCCATATGATCCTCTTCATTTGGTACCAAAGACGGTTAATCAGCCGGGCGCGAAAGCGCTCGATTCTCGTGGGTCTTTCGTTGTCCATGTTCCCTCTACAATCTACATTTGGATTGGCAAAAACTGCAGCCCGATGATGTCCTCGAACGCGCGAGGCGCGGCGCTTCAGGTAGTCCGGTATGAGAGGGCTAAGGGACCCATTTTGACGATCCATGAAGGTGAGGAAACACCTCAGTTTTGGATTGCTCTGTCTTCGGGTGATTCGGAGAAAGAAGGGGTGGAAATTGGCAAGGCAGCCGATATTGGTGCAAGAAAAGTTGGGGCATATGATTTGGATTTTGAGATCTTTTACAAGGCAGTTGCCGACAGTGCAGGATCGGAGACTTGTGTGCCGGCGAAGGAGCACGGATGGGGAATACTGAGGCAGAAGCTTGCTACAGGAGTCATGAGAGAGTTGCTTAGTTCTCCCAAATGTGTGAATATCGAAGACGGTGAAGAAGAGAAGCCAAACTCTGAGATTGAGCCTTTGTCACCGTCATCTAATCATTCCTTTAAATGTTatttgaataataataacaattcaGACGCAATAGTAGTGGAGGATACTCCTAAAGCCGCGGACTCATCACTGTTATCTATTTCTGGTGTTGCTTCGAATCCTTTTCCGTGGAACAAATCGCCAACGCTTTCGCCTTCAAGCTCCGATTATGCAAGCTCTTTCACATTTTCACCTTCCTCAGGGAATTGGTCTGATTTGTCATTTGTGTCATCTAGGCAGCCATCACCTTCTGGCATGGAATCAACCGAAGACGCGCCTTTTGCCGAGAGCTCCTCGTTACTTCACAAAGAAGTCTCCTCAACGCCGGAAACATTCTTGGCTAACGATGGTTTGGGAGGGGCGAGCTCCTATTTCCAGATGAAAGGATCCTCCCTCTCAATAGCAGAGCGTCGGGGGAGTAATCCGCCGCCTCGGGTGCTGCTATCGTCCATTAACGAATCATCTCAGCTCCACAAGAACCTG GAGGATTGCATGTATTAA
- the LOC107622597 gene encoding coilin isoform X2 gives MTAEMVRVRVVFEEGHMLSKSKKKEGLKRCWLLLKPQYKTISDLSSHLQNAFKLHRTCPNGITLYMDGFVLPPFESTSILKDKDIICVKRKGSMLIDKPDTPISAHNGHQSIELAKLLAIEGPQDKEAGRHETDSEEDGSGQFGDTIYAEPEIDGNVISKKRKASKKLKSPSQKKMKLSSPDKLTVTEVHEEEKENGTPTHNKLSLSKKENDKSSNLSSQKKKSKNLKSHKQSNDKSEPMHDEKRLPQPQGDGGSGTKKTPSRSARRKKAKRKWLREQLKSEKEKLHQSPAVEKDVQKLPAKNNIRSVANAPQSDEESEAEDDIVPVEIRPGHIRFQSLKKDQEAPQNQIPVETSQWNGITSKKKGQKWGKESTWPHKQDAYAHSSQDYHTVQNVEKKHASKAIDFDKLTPYTSLPKEGDVIAYRLIELSSSWTPELSSFRVGRITKYNAKSNRVSLEPVSEYPFEFKKKIDDDASSVQFDPSPYGEDGSLEIDYLSLAEVRMVSHGNNLNSSAIAVSNNDWDHLTKPSNGSINKKCSGDQTAVGSSEPVNGGHTSAKENGAVNVWDEINEALTAKKTKLSQANCWRKEESSSSQSWSQRALRCSALGPTMALLRSQNGLN, from the exons ATGACGGCAGAGATGGTTAGGGTTCGCGTAGTGTTTGAGGAGGGCCACATGCTGAGCAAgtcgaagaagaaagaaggactGAAGCGCTGCTGGCTCCTCCTTAAACCCCAATACAAGACCATCTCCGATCTCTCCTCTCATCTCCAAAACGCGTTCAAGCTCCATCGCACTTGCCCTAACGGCATCACTCTCTAT ATGGATGGTTTTGTTTTACCACCTTTTGAGTCGACTAGTATTTTGAAGGATAAGGACATTATCTG TGTGAAAAGAAAAGGGAGCATGTTAATTGATAAGCCTGATACACCTATATCTGCACATAATGGGCATCAATCCATAGAGCTTGCAAAGCTTCTTGCAATTGAGGGGCCTCAAGATAAGGAGGCTGGAAGACATGAAACTGATTCGGAGGAGGATGGCAGCGGCCAATTTGGTGATACAATTTATGCAGAACCTGAAATAGATGGCAATGTAATCTCAAAGAAGAGAAAAGCATCAAAGAAGCTCAAGAGCCCGAG TCAGAAGAAGATGAAGTTGTCTTCGCCAGATAAGTTGACAGTCACTGAGGTTCATGAGGAGGAAAAAGAAAATGGAACCCCCACTCATAACAAATTGAGTCTTTCCAAGAAGGAGAATGACAAGTCATCTAATTTATCTAGTCAGAAAAAGAAGTCTAAAAACCTTAAATCTCATAAACAGAGTAATGACAAAAGTGAGCCTATGCATGATGAGAAAAg GTTACCTCAACCTCAAGGTGATGGTGGAAGTGGCACTAAGAAG ACGCCTAGCAGAAGTGCTCGACGAAAGAAAGCTAAGAGAAAATGGCTAAGGGAACAACTAAAATCAGAGAAGGAGAAG CTGCATCAGAGTCCAGCAGTTGAGAAAGATGTTCAGAAATTGCCTGCCAAAAATAATATCCGCAGTGTCGCTAATGCACCACAATCTGATGAAGAAAGTGAAGCAGAGGATGACATTGTTCCTGTTGAAATCAGACCAGGGCACATTCGCTTTCAGTCACTTAAGAAAG ATCAGGAAGCACCACAGAATCAGATCCCAGTG GAAACAAGTCAGTGGAATGGAATTACCAGCAAGAAGAAGGGTCAGAAATGGGGTAAAGAGAGCACCTGGCCTCATAAACAGGATGCATATGCACATTCCAGCCAAGATTATCATACTGTTCAGAATGTTGAAAAGAAACATGCGTCCAAGGCTATCGATTTTGACAAGCTTACACCATATACAAGCTTGCCCAAG GAAGGTGATGTCATTGCATATCGATTAATTGAATTGTCATCATCTTGGACACCCGAGCTTTCTTCCTTCAGA GTTGGGCGCATAACAAAGTACAATGCTAAATCAAACAGAGTTTCTCTGGAACCAGTTTCAGAATATCCATTTGAGtttaagaagaaaatagatgacgATGCATCTTCTGTACAGTTTGATCCATCTCCTTATGGAGAAGATGGTTCTCTAGAG ATAGATTATTTATCACTTGCTGAAGTTCGTATGGTTAGTCATGGCAACAACTTGAATTCATCAGCCATAGCTGTTTCTAATAATGATTGGGATCATCTTACAAAACCATCTAATGGTAGCATTAACAAAAAATGTTCGGGTGATCAAACTGCTGTGGGAAGCTCTGAACCGGTGAACGGAGGTCATACCTCTGCTAAAG AAAATGGAGCAGTAAATGTGTGGGATGAAATTAACGAGGCATTAACAGCAAAGAAGACGAAACTGTCACAGGCAAATTGCTGGCGCAAAGAAGAAAGTTCAAGCTCACAGTCATGGTCCCAAAGAGCCTTGAGATGCAGTGCACTAGGTCCAACAATGGCGCTGCTAAGATCCCAGAATGGACTTAATTAA
- the LOC107622597 gene encoding coilin isoform X1 — MTAEMVRVRVVFEEGHMLSKSKKKEGLKRCWLLLKPQYKTISDLSSHLQNAFKLHRTCPNGITLYMDGFVLPPFESTSILKDKDIICVKRKGSMLIDKPDTPISAHNGHQSIELAKLLAIEGPQDKEAGRHETDSEEDGSGQFGDTIYAEPEIDGNVISKKRKASKKLKSPSQKKMKLSSPDKLTVTEVHEEEKENGTPTHNKLSLSKKENDKSSNLSSQKKKSKNLKSHKQSNDKSEPMHDEKRLPQPQGDGGSGTKKTPSRSARRKKAKRKWLREQLKSEKEKLHQSPAVEKDVQKLPAKNNIRSVANAPQSDEESEAEDDIVPVEIRPGHIRFQSLKKGFDAVFLLQRYFHKGAGVSFCIRIASRSDICLLYDLFDADQEAPQNQIPVETSQWNGITSKKKGQKWGKESTWPHKQDAYAHSSQDYHTVQNVEKKHASKAIDFDKLTPYTSLPKEGDVIAYRLIELSSSWTPELSSFRVGRITKYNAKSNRVSLEPVSEYPFEFKKKIDDDASSVQFDPSPYGEDGSLEIDYLSLAEVRMVSHGNNLNSSAIAVSNNDWDHLTKPSNGSINKKCSGDQTAVGSSEPVNGGHTSAKENGAVNVWDEINEALTAKKTKLSQANCWRKEESSSSQSWSQRALRCSALGPTMALLRSQNGLN; from the exons ATGACGGCAGAGATGGTTAGGGTTCGCGTAGTGTTTGAGGAGGGCCACATGCTGAGCAAgtcgaagaagaaagaaggactGAAGCGCTGCTGGCTCCTCCTTAAACCCCAATACAAGACCATCTCCGATCTCTCCTCTCATCTCCAAAACGCGTTCAAGCTCCATCGCACTTGCCCTAACGGCATCACTCTCTAT ATGGATGGTTTTGTTTTACCACCTTTTGAGTCGACTAGTATTTTGAAGGATAAGGACATTATCTG TGTGAAAAGAAAAGGGAGCATGTTAATTGATAAGCCTGATACACCTATATCTGCACATAATGGGCATCAATCCATAGAGCTTGCAAAGCTTCTTGCAATTGAGGGGCCTCAAGATAAGGAGGCTGGAAGACATGAAACTGATTCGGAGGAGGATGGCAGCGGCCAATTTGGTGATACAATTTATGCAGAACCTGAAATAGATGGCAATGTAATCTCAAAGAAGAGAAAAGCATCAAAGAAGCTCAAGAGCCCGAG TCAGAAGAAGATGAAGTTGTCTTCGCCAGATAAGTTGACAGTCACTGAGGTTCATGAGGAGGAAAAAGAAAATGGAACCCCCACTCATAACAAATTGAGTCTTTCCAAGAAGGAGAATGACAAGTCATCTAATTTATCTAGTCAGAAAAAGAAGTCTAAAAACCTTAAATCTCATAAACAGAGTAATGACAAAAGTGAGCCTATGCATGATGAGAAAAg GTTACCTCAACCTCAAGGTGATGGTGGAAGTGGCACTAAGAAG ACGCCTAGCAGAAGTGCTCGACGAAAGAAAGCTAAGAGAAAATGGCTAAGGGAACAACTAAAATCAGAGAAGGAGAAG CTGCATCAGAGTCCAGCAGTTGAGAAAGATGTTCAGAAATTGCCTGCCAAAAATAATATCCGCAGTGTCGCTAATGCACCACAATCTGATGAAGAAAGTGAAGCAGAGGATGACATTGTTCCTGTTGAAATCAGACCAGGGCACATTCGCTTTCAGTCACTTAAGAAAGGTTTTGATGCTGTCTTCCTTCTCCAAAGATATTTTCATAAAGGAGCAGGTGTTTCTTTTTGCATTAGAATTGCTTCACGATCTGACATATGCTTATTATATGATCTGTTTGATGCAGATCAGGAAGCACCACAGAATCAGATCCCAGTG GAAACAAGTCAGTGGAATGGAATTACCAGCAAGAAGAAGGGTCAGAAATGGGGTAAAGAGAGCACCTGGCCTCATAAACAGGATGCATATGCACATTCCAGCCAAGATTATCATACTGTTCAGAATGTTGAAAAGAAACATGCGTCCAAGGCTATCGATTTTGACAAGCTTACACCATATACAAGCTTGCCCAAG GAAGGTGATGTCATTGCATATCGATTAATTGAATTGTCATCATCTTGGACACCCGAGCTTTCTTCCTTCAGA GTTGGGCGCATAACAAAGTACAATGCTAAATCAAACAGAGTTTCTCTGGAACCAGTTTCAGAATATCCATTTGAGtttaagaagaaaatagatgacgATGCATCTTCTGTACAGTTTGATCCATCTCCTTATGGAGAAGATGGTTCTCTAGAG ATAGATTATTTATCACTTGCTGAAGTTCGTATGGTTAGTCATGGCAACAACTTGAATTCATCAGCCATAGCTGTTTCTAATAATGATTGGGATCATCTTACAAAACCATCTAATGGTAGCATTAACAAAAAATGTTCGGGTGATCAAACTGCTGTGGGAAGCTCTGAACCGGTGAACGGAGGTCATACCTCTGCTAAAG AAAATGGAGCAGTAAATGTGTGGGATGAAATTAACGAGGCATTAACAGCAAAGAAGACGAAACTGTCACAGGCAAATTGCTGGCGCAAAGAAGAAAGTTCAAGCTCACAGTCATGGTCCCAAAGAGCCTTGAGATGCAGTGCACTAGGTCCAACAATGGCGCTGCTAAGATCCCAGAATGGACTTAATTAA